A DNA window from Sporosarcina sp. ANT_H38 contains the following coding sequences:
- a CDS encoding DUF2621 family protein → MWFIIFWCVVLIGLFGIGGFFMFRKFLKVFPKADGKSTLDWEEHYVESSLHLWNNEAKLLLNELVVPVPELFRPVAKQKIAGKIGEIALEENAKKIDTDLIIRGYIQATPKRDHKFLRKKLTSMEFDLTPYEDLF, encoded by the coding sequence ATGTGGTTCATCATTTTTTGGTGCGTAGTCCTTATTGGACTTTTCGGCATCGGAGGCTTTTTCATGTTCCGGAAGTTTCTAAAAGTATTTCCAAAAGCGGATGGGAAATCTACACTTGATTGGGAAGAGCATTATGTGGAGAGCTCTCTTCACCTTTGGAATAACGAAGCAAAACTATTATTAAATGAGCTGGTCGTCCCAGTACCGGAATTATTCCGCCCTGTAGCGAAGCAAAAAATCGCAGGAAAGATTGGCGAGATTGCACTCGAAGAAAATGCGAAGAAAATTGATACTGATCTTATTATCCGTGGATATATACAAGCAACGCCGAAACGGGACCATAAATTCCTTCGCAAAAAACTGACTTCAATGGAATTCGATCTGACCCCATATGAGGATTTGTTTTAA
- a CDS encoding SCO family protein, with amino-acid sequence MRKKLVLPYLLLIVLILSACSGGFKEEHNYKIEPFEFTNQHNAKVSLDDMKGKVWLAQFIFTVCTSACPPMMSNMADLDKQLIDEGVEDYKIVSFSIDPTVDTPELLQEYLDLYDVQDQSKWEMLTGYSQEKITDFAAKSFKTLVADIPDSDQVMHATYFSLVNKKGEVVKTYNGMVDVPFDQIVKDMKALSKEGA; translated from the coding sequence ATGAGAAAAAAACTAGTACTACCTTATTTATTACTTATTGTGCTGATCTTGAGTGCATGTTCTGGCGGATTCAAAGAAGAGCATAATTATAAAATTGAACCGTTTGAATTTACAAACCAGCACAATGCAAAGGTTTCATTAGATGATATGAAAGGTAAAGTATGGTTGGCACAATTTATCTTCACGGTTTGTACGAGTGCCTGCCCACCGATGATGAGTAATATGGCTGATCTCGATAAACAACTTATTGATGAAGGCGTTGAAGATTATAAAATCGTCTCCTTCAGTATTGATCCTACAGTCGATACACCAGAACTATTACAGGAATACTTAGATTTATATGATGTTCAAGATCAAAGCAAATGGGAAATGCTTACTGGGTATTCACAAGAGAAAATCACCGACTTTGCGGCGAAGTCATTCAAGACGCTTGTTGCTGATATACCCGATTCAGACCAAGTAATGCACGCAACTTACTTTTCCCTAGTCAATAAAAAAGGGGAAGTCGTTAAAACCTACAATGGTATGGTAGATGTGCCATTTGATCAAATCGTCAAGGACATGAAAGCACTTAGTAAAGAGGGTGCATAA
- a CDS encoding lytic transglycosylase domain-containing protein codes for MKKQKRKGLSIKVKAMLIILLIPIAVTVFTLTAIIWTGIQNPELIRKSASTLLEIGERHTATTIPEEYIPVYKEAAETYGVPWTLLAAHHRIETRFSTMDPLLSPVGAEGHLQFMPCTFVGWTYPGCGGLGKGEIPEKDKTNPKIIKKYGGYGVDANGDGIADPYDIEDAIFSAANYLSKSGAADGDYEKAIFNYNRSEKYVQDVLHFFNDFEGQRLEMEKAN; via the coding sequence ATGAAAAAGCAAAAACGTAAAGGATTATCTATCAAGGTGAAAGCGATGCTTATCATCCTGCTTATCCCCATAGCTGTTACTGTCTTCACATTAACGGCTATTATTTGGACAGGTATACAAAATCCAGAGCTCATTCGAAAATCTGCAAGTACTTTGCTCGAAATAGGGGAACGCCACACTGCTACAACAATTCCTGAAGAGTACATACCAGTCTATAAAGAGGCGGCCGAGACGTATGGTGTGCCATGGACACTACTTGCAGCACACCACCGTATTGAAACTCGATTTTCAACGATGGACCCGCTTCTTTCGCCAGTAGGTGCAGAAGGACATTTGCAGTTCATGCCTTGCACATTCGTTGGCTGGACTTATCCGGGATGCGGCGGTCTTGGAAAGGGAGAAATTCCTGAAAAAGATAAAACAAATCCCAAAATCATCAAAAAATACGGTGGATACGGCGTTGATGCAAATGGTGACGGTATTGCCGATCCATATGATATCGAAGACGCGATTTTTAGCGCCGCTAACTATCTTTCAAAAAGCGGTGCAGCAGATGGAGATTACGAAAAAGCGATTTTCAATTATAATCGCAGTGAAAAATACGTCCAGGACGTACTGCACTTTTTTAATGATTTTGAAGGCCAACGACTTGAAATGGAAAAAGCCAATTAA
- a CDS encoding GlsB/YeaQ/YmgE family stress response membrane protein has translation MSFIWYLIIGGIIGWLAGMIIGKDIPGGIIGNIIAGIIGAWIGGMLLGQWGPKISDFYIFPAFIGSVILVFIVSLIMRSMRKAS, from the coding sequence ATGAGTTTTATTTGGTATTTAATTATTGGCGGGATTATCGGTTGGCTCGCAGGCATGATTATAGGGAAAGATATCCCAGGCGGCATCATTGGTAATATTATTGCCGGAATCATCGGTGCATGGATTGGTGGAATGTTACTTGGACAATGGGGTCCTAAAATTTCCGATTTCTACATTTTCCCCGCTTTCATTGGATCGGTTATCCTTGTATTCATTGTGAGCCTAATTATGAGATCAATGCGTAAAGCTTCGTAA
- a CDS encoding cysteine hydrolase family protein: MKKALLVIDYTVDFVAKDGALTCGQPGIELEKYITKLTKKFLDEGHFVVMPVDVHDVNDLYHPETNQFPPHNIRGTAGRNLYGSLQQLYDERKEEIHWMDKTRFSAFAGTDLELLLRARRITELHLVGVCTDICILHTAIDAYNCGFDILVHEKGVASFDPAGHEWALRHFQQTLGATVVG, from the coding sequence ATGAAGAAGGCGTTGTTGGTTATTGATTATACAGTGGATTTTGTGGCTAAAGATGGTGCACTTACATGCGGTCAACCAGGAATTGAATTGGAAAAATATATCACCAAATTAACGAAAAAATTTTTAGATGAAGGCCATTTCGTTGTAATGCCAGTTGACGTTCATGATGTAAATGATTTGTATCATCCTGAAACAAATCAATTCCCGCCCCATAATATTCGTGGTACTGCCGGAAGGAATCTATATGGCTCTCTCCAACAATTGTATGATGAACGCAAAGAAGAAATCCATTGGATGGACAAAACACGTTTTAGTGCATTTGCAGGAACAGATCTGGAATTGCTTCTTCGAGCACGCAGAATTACCGAATTACATTTGGTTGGTGTCTGTACAGATATCTGCATTCTACATACAGCCATCGATGCTTACAACTGCGGATTTGACATTTTAGTTCATGAAAAAGGTGTCGCCAGCTTCGATCCAGCAGGTCATGAATGGGCACTCCGTCATTTTCAACAAACGTTAGGTGCTACTGTTGTGGGTTAA
- a CDS encoding alanine racemase: MKEAEAAYAHLTRPFACIDLEALDRNIAFVNKSSGKKGVRIATKSVRSVELLQYIGQRLDSPAGWMTFDLRETLFLLEKGFNDLLLGYPQFEEHALMHLIPFIREGRTVIFMVDRIEQWEWLESIAKQNEVLLEICIDINVSSNFKILYFGTNRSSLKSIAKLKSLLEAGSLFTHTPITGLMGYEAQIAGVADIPVARWQSALVKPLKRLSRKDVRNFRKSAVNIIREKSPSFRFVNGGGSGSIDFTSGEEEVTELTIGSAFYFPALFSRYQNLPLETAATFALRITRMPEPGVIVCHGGGYIASGATGIDKNPVPIWPKNLTFLKNEGAGEVQTPLRDKNGTLQVGDTVYFRHAKAGELCERFSELHARRGSEYVGTYKTYRGEGGCFL, encoded by the coding sequence TTGAAAGAAGCAGAAGCGGCCTACGCCCATCTTACACGTCCGTTCGCTTGCATTGACCTTGAAGCGCTTGACCGAAATATCGCATTTGTCAACAAGTCCTCTGGAAAGAAAGGAGTCCGAATCGCTACGAAATCTGTGCGATCCGTAGAATTACTGCAATACATTGGACAGAGATTGGATTCTCCTGCCGGTTGGATGACATTCGATCTCAGGGAAACACTTTTCTTACTCGAAAAAGGATTTAACGACCTGTTGCTCGGCTATCCGCAATTTGAAGAACATGCGCTTATGCACCTCATTCCCTTTATTCGTGAAGGTCGGACAGTCATCTTTATGGTTGACCGGATTGAACAGTGGGAGTGGCTAGAGTCTATAGCCAAGCAGAATGAAGTCCTACTTGAAATCTGTATCGATATAAACGTATCATCAAATTTCAAAATACTGTATTTCGGAACAAACCGCTCTTCCTTAAAATCCATTGCAAAGTTAAAGAGTTTATTGGAGGCAGGCAGTTTATTCACACATACACCAATCACTGGTTTAATGGGCTATGAAGCACAAATTGCGGGTGTGGCAGATATCCCAGTAGCGCGATGGCAGTCGGCCCTCGTCAAACCATTGAAGCGGCTATCTCGTAAAGATGTACGCAATTTCCGTAAAAGCGCAGTTAATATAATTCGAGAAAAGTCGCCAAGTTTTCGATTCGTAAATGGCGGAGGCTCTGGCAGCATCGATTTCACATCTGGGGAAGAGGAAGTGACGGAACTGACAATAGGCTCTGCCTTTTACTTTCCAGCATTATTCTCCAGATATCAAAATTTGCCGCTTGAAACGGCAGCGACATTTGCCCTTCGTATCACAAGAATGCCCGAACCAGGAGTTATCGTCTGTCACGGGGGTGGCTATATTGCGTCTGGAGCAACAGGAATTGACAAAAATCCAGTACCCATATGGCCAAAGAACCTTACCTTCTTGAAAAATGAAGGAGCGGGAGAAGTCCAAACGCCGTTACGGGATAAAAATGGAACTCTTCAAGTCGGAGATACCGTCTACTTTAGGCATGCCAAAGCTGGGGAACTCTGCGAACGCTTTTCGGAACTACATGCAAGGCGTGGATCTGAATATGTTGGTACTTATAAAACCTATAGAGGCGAGGGAGGTTGTTTTCTATGA
- a CDS encoding D-arabinono-1,4-lactone oxidase: MSVPKKRVKWTNWSRNVKAAPDYYHFPKSVSDIQDVVNSCRIRGVSLRVTGAAHSFSPIAKPESDAMSLDNLRGLISYDSEAMEVRLWGGTYLHEAAPILAAIGLGFENMGDIQEQTIAGAVSTGTHGTGIALGSLSSQVVAWTWVDGKGEIQYHRRSQDDLSKALSLSLGMLGVLIDVTIKAVPLYSLQMKSYRSTLGNALAEWSSGIRDNRHLEWFYFPGTDTVQVKETNITPLHKQTLQSKTVEFMKNGLIENAGFKVISELCRVKPSMSRMLTTISAKSVPNGSKRGMYYEVFPSPRLVKFIETEYAIPLHAFEACIEEIHGFLRAHPFYVHFPIECRVTAGENAFLSPTQGEETAFLAFHMYKGMDAGPYFKWVHMLMEKYNGRPHFGKVNDLTNEKMRQLYPNLQRFMEIRQQYDPKSVFMTNYLQSIFRI; this comes from the coding sequence ATGAGTGTTCCGAAAAAAAGGGTGAAGTGGACGAACTGGTCTAGGAATGTGAAAGCAGCGCCTGATTATTACCATTTCCCGAAAAGTGTCAGCGACATACAAGACGTTGTTAATAGCTGCAGAATTCGGGGTGTATCACTACGCGTAACGGGAGCGGCACACTCATTCAGTCCTATTGCGAAGCCGGAAAGTGATGCCATGTCACTCGATAATCTACGGGGGCTTATCTCCTATGATTCTGAAGCAATGGAAGTGAGACTTTGGGGCGGTACGTATTTGCATGAGGCTGCGCCAATACTTGCAGCCATTGGTTTGGGCTTTGAAAATATGGGCGACATTCAGGAGCAGACAATAGCTGGGGCAGTAAGTACAGGAACCCATGGCACGGGAATCGCTCTTGGTTCGCTATCCAGCCAAGTTGTTGCTTGGACATGGGTCGACGGAAAAGGGGAGATACAGTATCATCGTCGCAGTCAAGACGATTTGTCGAAAGCGCTTAGCCTTTCGCTTGGCATGCTCGGGGTCCTTATCGACGTGACTATAAAGGCAGTCCCTCTTTATAGTCTGCAGATGAAGAGTTATCGAAGTACGCTCGGTAATGCCCTCGCTGAATGGTCCTCCGGAATTCGGGACAATCGGCATCTAGAATGGTTTTATTTCCCTGGAACGGATACGGTCCAAGTAAAAGAGACCAACATAACGCCACTTCACAAACAAACTTTACAATCGAAAACAGTCGAATTCATGAAAAATGGGCTAATTGAAAATGCTGGTTTCAAAGTGATTTCAGAACTTTGCCGCGTCAAACCCAGTATGTCACGAATGCTGACAACTATTTCTGCGAAAAGTGTTCCAAACGGTTCAAAAAGGGGTATGTATTATGAAGTGTTCCCTTCACCTCGACTCGTCAAATTCATAGAGACGGAATATGCGATTCCTTTGCATGCATTTGAAGCATGTATCGAAGAAATCCATGGCTTCTTACGTGCACATCCGTTTTACGTCCATTTTCCAATCGAATGCAGAGTCACTGCTGGTGAAAATGCTTTTCTTAGCCCTACGCAAGGTGAGGAAACGGCGTTCCTTGCATTTCATATGTACAAAGGAATGGACGCTGGACCCTATTTTAAATGGGTACACATGCTAATGGAAAAATACAATGGGCGGCCACATTTCGGAAAAGTGAACGATTTGACAAATGAAAAAATGCGACAACTTTATCCAAACCTCCAACGTTTCATGGAAATTCGACAACAGTACGACCCAAAAAGCGTTTTCATGACAAATTACTTGCAATCTATTTTTCGTATTTAA
- the acnA gene encoding aconitate hydratase AcnA — protein sequence MAKSNLHNSRTSFDLNGKTYNYYRLAALEEAGIAKVSNLPYSIKVLLESVLRQHDGYVIKDNHVENLAKWGKNADADAEVPFKPSRVILQDFTGVPVVVDLASLRSAMAAMGGDPNKINPEIPVDLVIDHSVQVDRYGTAEALNLNMELEFERNAERYQFLSWAQKAYDNYRAVPPATGIVHQVNLEYLANVVHAVKNEDGTFETYPDTLVGTDSHTTMINGIGVLGWGVGGIEAEAGMLGQPSYFPIPEVIGVKLVGQLPNGTTATDLALKVTQTLRAHGVVGKFVEFFGPGVAHLPLADRATIANMAPEYGATCGFFPVDEEALDYMRLTGREDDDIAVVKQYLVENDMFFTVDNEEPTYTDVVEIDLADIVANLAGPKRPQDMIPLTEMQREFNEAVVAPEGNQGFGLSPKELSKTATIEFEDGRTVEIKTGDLAIAAITSCTNTSNPYVMLGAGLVAKKAVEKGLTPPAYVKTSLAPGSKVVTGYLEDSGLNVFLDQIGFNTVGYGCTTCIGNSGPLLPEIEKAIMGNDMLMSSVLSGNRNFEGRIHPLVKANYLASPPLVVAYALAGTVDIDFEKDPIGKDKEGFDVFFKDIWPTTEEIQAVVKSTVTPELFRKEYARVFTENEAWNAIETTDDSLYDFDENSTYIQNPPFFEGLAKEPADIQALSGLRVIGKFGDSITTDHISPAGAIGKDTPAGKYLIDNGVSPRFFNSYGSRRGNHEVMMRGTFANIRIRNQIAKGTEGGFTTYWPTKEIMPIYDAAMKYQEEGTGLAIITGKDYGMGSSRDWAAKGTSLLGIRTVIAESYERIHRSNLVMMGVLPLQFMKGDSAETLGLTGEEEINVNIAEGVKPRDILKVTATAKNGSVKEFDVLARFDSEVEVDYYRHGGILQMVLRDKMKTN from the coding sequence ATGGCAAAAAGCAATTTGCACAACAGCCGTACATCATTCGATCTGAATGGTAAGACATATAACTATTATCGTCTTGCCGCACTCGAAGAAGCCGGTATCGCTAAAGTTTCAAATCTACCTTACTCGATTAAAGTGCTACTTGAATCCGTCCTACGTCAACACGACGGCTATGTAATCAAAGACAATCATGTTGAAAACCTTGCAAAATGGGGTAAAAATGCGGACGCGGATGCAGAAGTACCATTCAAACCGTCACGCGTTATCCTTCAAGACTTCACAGGTGTACCTGTTGTTGTTGACCTTGCATCACTTCGTTCAGCAATGGCGGCAATGGGCGGCGACCCTAACAAGATCAATCCTGAAATTCCAGTTGACCTTGTTATTGACCACTCCGTACAAGTTGACCGTTATGGAACGGCAGAAGCTCTAAACCTAAATATGGAACTCGAATTCGAACGTAATGCAGAACGCTACCAGTTCCTAAGCTGGGCACAAAAAGCATATGACAACTACCGTGCAGTACCACCTGCAACAGGAATCGTTCACCAAGTTAACCTTGAGTACTTGGCAAACGTTGTCCATGCAGTTAAAAACGAAGATGGCACATTCGAAACATACCCAGATACACTTGTTGGAACTGACTCTCACACGACGATGATCAACGGTATCGGTGTTCTTGGATGGGGTGTCGGCGGAATCGAAGCTGAAGCAGGTATGCTTGGACAGCCTTCATATTTCCCAATTCCAGAAGTTATCGGTGTAAAACTTGTTGGTCAACTTCCAAACGGAACGACAGCAACTGACCTTGCGCTTAAAGTTACACAAACACTTCGTGCACATGGCGTTGTAGGTAAGTTCGTTGAGTTCTTCGGACCTGGTGTTGCCCACTTGCCACTTGCAGATCGTGCAACAATTGCGAACATGGCCCCTGAATATGGTGCTACATGTGGATTCTTCCCAGTTGATGAGGAAGCACTTGATTACATGCGGTTAACAGGCCGTGAAGATGATGACATCGCTGTTGTGAAACAATATCTAGTAGAGAACGATATGTTCTTCACTGTGGATAATGAAGAACCAACATACACTGATGTTGTCGAAATTGACCTTGCTGATATTGTAGCGAACCTTGCTGGACCGAAACGTCCACAAGATATGATTCCACTTACAGAAATGCAACGCGAATTCAATGAAGCAGTTGTAGCGCCTGAAGGAAACCAAGGTTTCGGTCTATCTCCGAAAGAGCTATCAAAAACAGCTACAATCGAATTCGAAGACGGACGTACTGTCGAAATCAAAACAGGTGACTTAGCAATCGCTGCTATCACTTCATGTACAAATACATCTAACCCATACGTTATGCTAGGTGCTGGACTTGTTGCGAAAAAAGCGGTTGAAAAAGGACTTACACCGCCTGCTTACGTGAAAACATCACTTGCACCAGGTTCAAAAGTCGTTACAGGCTACCTGGAAGACTCAGGTCTTAATGTGTTCTTGGATCAAATCGGTTTCAACACAGTTGGATACGGCTGTACAACATGTATCGGTAACTCTGGTCCGCTTCTTCCTGAAATTGAAAAAGCGATCATGGGCAACGATATGCTAATGTCTTCTGTTCTTTCTGGTAACCGTAACTTTGAAGGACGTATTCACCCACTTGTGAAAGCAAACTACTTGGCTTCACCGCCACTTGTTGTTGCTTACGCACTTGCTGGAACAGTCGATATCGACTTCGAAAAAGATCCAATTGGTAAAGACAAAGAAGGCTTTGATGTGTTCTTCAAAGATATTTGGCCAACTACGGAAGAAATTCAAGCAGTTGTTAAATCAACAGTTACTCCTGAGTTATTCCGAAAAGAATATGCACGTGTATTCACTGAGAACGAAGCATGGAATGCAATCGAAACAACTGACGATTCATTGTATGATTTCGATGAAAACTCAACTTATATCCAAAACCCACCGTTCTTTGAAGGTCTTGCAAAAGAGCCAGCTGACATTCAAGCACTTTCAGGTCTTCGTGTCATTGGTAAATTTGGCGATTCAATCACAACGGACCATATTTCACCTGCAGGAGCAATCGGTAAAGATACACCTGCTGGTAAATACTTGATCGACAATGGCGTAAGCCCTCGTTTCTTCAACTCGTACGGTTCACGTCGTGGTAACCATGAAGTAATGATGCGCGGTACATTTGCTAACATCCGGATTCGTAATCAGATTGCTAAAGGAACAGAAGGCGGATTTACGACTTACTGGCCAACTAAAGAGATCATGCCAATCTATGATGCTGCTATGAAGTATCAAGAAGAAGGTACAGGTCTTGCAATCATCACTGGTAAAGACTACGGAATGGGTTCTTCACGTGACTGGGCTGCGAAAGGTACATCACTTCTCGGTATCAGAACAGTTATCGCTGAAAGCTACGAGCGTATTCACCGTTCAAACCTTGTTATGATGGGCGTTCTTCCACTTCAATTTATGAAAGGCGATAGTGCTGAAACACTAGGCCTTACTGGTGAAGAAGAAATCAACGTTAATATCGCAGAAGGCGTTAAACCACGCGATATTCTGAAAGTGACAGCAACAGCTAAAAATGGTTCTGTCAAGGAATTCGACGTACTAGCACGTTTCGACTCTGAAGTTGAAGTTGACTACTACCGTCACGGTGGAATCCTGCAAATGGTTCTTCGTGATAAAATGAAAACGAACTAA
- a CDS encoding thioesterase family protein: MFISEKEIEIRYAETDQMGIVYHANYLVWMEIGRTKLIEDLGYTYAQLEADGFLSPVTDLSIQYKAAMKYGQKATVRTWVESHGRLRTTYGYEILHEDGTISATAKSEHVVVKKGSFRPVSLKKIAPDWDAKYTEVKRCKD; this comes from the coding sequence GTGTTTATCAGTGAAAAAGAAATTGAAATCAGATATGCCGAGACAGATCAGATGGGTATCGTCTATCATGCGAATTATTTAGTGTGGATGGAAATCGGACGCACAAAGCTGATTGAGGACTTAGGCTATACATACGCGCAACTGGAGGCAGATGGCTTCCTGTCGCCAGTGACGGACTTATCTATCCAATATAAGGCGGCGATGAAATACGGCCAGAAAGCGACTGTACGAACGTGGGTAGAGTCACATGGGAGGCTGCGTACAACTTATGGCTATGAAATCCTACATGAGGACGGCACAATTTCAGCAACAGCTAAATCAGAGCATGTCGTCGTGAAAAAAGGGTCATTCCGTCCCGTTTCACTAAAGAAAATTGCCCCTGATTGGGATGCTAAATATACTGAAGTTAAGCGGTGTAAAGACTAA